From one Marinobacter sp. LV10MA510-1 genomic stretch:
- a CDS encoding acyl-CoA dehydrogenase translates to MTFILFIVAIAGLLVVMRQEAGAKAAVGVMVGVGLLSLLFASFGLALLLFVGAGITAAAGLPGFRRSWLTPKAFALFKKVAPKVSETEKVALEAGTVGWDGELFTGKPDWHSLLINRNTGLTDKEQTFVDNQCNQALAMCNAWDVAVERADLPEELWDFLKREKFFGMIIPEKYGGLGFSAKAQTAVLQRLAVNEMLMVTVGVPNSLGPGELLIKYGTDEQKEYYLPRLADGREIPCFGLTGPRAGSDATSLPDTGIVCKQEVDGKEVIGLRLNFEKRWITLAPIATVVGLAFRMFDPDGLLSDVEDRGITCALIPRDTDGMEIGRRHCPIGSPFLNGPIIGKDMFIPLDYLIGGEKMAGEGWRMLVECLSVGRCITLPSGAAGGAAFAVATAGGFTRIRRQFNTPVAEMEGVQQPLARIAAKTYIAQAAVNHTANMIDQGQKPAVPSAILKYHLTEYQRDILSDAMDVHGGKTVTLGPRNYMGISFSSSAVSITVEGANIMTRSLMIFGQGAIRCHPYVLKELAAKDNDDIDAFDEAFFGHAGLVFGNAARAFTQALGIGRADVPFDHGARKYAQSVARFSAAFGLCSDAAMTTLGSELKMRELTSARLGDMLSNLYLASMVLKQWHETQPVDGEQALMAYSLDMLLARTETALVEFLDNLPNRLVAGALRVITLPIGRRWTGPNDALTHTVAQAISTDSPLRKKLLSSLWVGDSENGVDTVAYNPVASYNNLLKDNAKAEKLYRKANKAYSKGELPIIALHPEQRFEAALDAGVFSDEDAIFMRDYEAKVLEMLTVDDFAFDEFARNKKSVIDHNPSEAQPS, encoded by the coding sequence ATGACGTTCATACTGTTTATAGTGGCGATAGCGGGCTTGCTGGTCGTGATGCGCCAGGAAGCCGGAGCGAAAGCTGCGGTGGGTGTTATGGTGGGCGTAGGCCTTTTGTCGTTGCTGTTTGCATCGTTCGGGCTGGCATTGCTTCTGTTTGTTGGTGCCGGCATTACGGCCGCCGCCGGCTTACCAGGCTTTCGCCGCAGCTGGTTAACGCCCAAAGCCTTTGCCCTGTTCAAGAAAGTAGCCCCGAAAGTATCTGAAACGGAAAAGGTAGCGCTGGAAGCGGGCACAGTAGGTTGGGACGGCGAATTGTTTACCGGCAAACCTGACTGGCACAGTCTGTTGATAAACCGCAACACCGGCCTGACCGACAAAGAACAGACGTTTGTGGATAACCAGTGCAACCAGGCGCTGGCCATGTGCAATGCCTGGGATGTAGCGGTAGAGCGTGCCGACCTGCCGGAAGAGCTGTGGGACTTTCTCAAGCGCGAAAAGTTCTTCGGTATGATTATCCCTGAAAAATACGGTGGTCTGGGATTCTCCGCGAAAGCTCAGACCGCCGTGCTGCAGCGCCTGGCCGTTAACGAAATGCTGATGGTAACGGTTGGCGTGCCCAATTCCCTTGGGCCTGGCGAGCTGCTTATAAAATACGGCACCGATGAGCAAAAAGAATATTATTTGCCGCGCCTGGCTGACGGCCGCGAAATACCCTGTTTTGGCCTGACCGGCCCGCGCGCAGGTTCCGACGCCACTTCGTTACCGGATACCGGTATTGTGTGTAAGCAGGAAGTTGACGGCAAAGAAGTCATTGGTTTGCGTCTGAATTTTGAGAAACGCTGGATTACCCTTGCACCAATCGCCACGGTGGTGGGCCTGGCCTTCCGCATGTTCGACCCCGATGGCTTGCTGAGCGACGTTGAAGACCGCGGCATTACCTGCGCACTGATTCCCCGTGATACCGACGGCATGGAAATCGGCCGTCGCCACTGCCCGATAGGAAGCCCGTTTCTGAACGGCCCGATTATTGGCAAAGACATGTTCATTCCGCTGGACTACCTGATCGGTGGTGAAAAAATGGCCGGCGAGGGCTGGCGCATGCTGGTGGAATGTTTGTCGGTGGGCCGCTGCATTACGTTGCCGTCTGGCGCTGCCGGTGGGGCTGCCTTCGCGGTGGCCACGGCCGGTGGCTTTACCCGGATAAGGCGCCAGTTCAATACGCCAGTGGCGGAAATGGAAGGCGTACAGCAGCCGCTGGCGCGGATTGCTGCCAAAACGTACATTGCCCAAGCGGCGGTTAACCATACCGCCAACATGATTGACCAAGGCCAGAAACCGGCGGTGCCGTCGGCGATTCTGAAGTACCACCTGACCGAGTATCAGCGCGACATTCTCAGCGATGCGATGGACGTTCACGGCGGCAAAACGGTCACCCTTGGCCCACGCAATTACATGGGTATTTCGTTCAGTAGTTCGGCAGTGTCTATTACCGTTGAGGGCGCTAACATAATGACCCGCAGCCTGATGATCTTTGGCCAGGGCGCCATTCGCTGCCATCCGTACGTGTTAAAAGAGCTGGCGGCGAAAGACAACGACGACATCGATGCCTTTGACGAAGCATTTTTCGGTCACGCCGGGCTGGTGTTTGGTAACGCTGCCCGAGCCTTTACCCAAGCCTTGGGCATTGGTCGCGCAGACGTGCCGTTTGATCACGGTGCGCGTAAATACGCCCAGTCTGTGGCCCGCTTCAGCGCCGCTTTCGGGCTGTGTTCCGACGCGGCTATGACCACCCTGGGCAGTGAGCTAAAAATGCGCGAACTGACCTCTGCGCGTTTGGGTGACATGCTGTCGAATCTGTATTTGGCTTCTATGGTTCTCAAACAGTGGCACGAAACCCAGCCGGTGGACGGCGAGCAGGCACTCATGGCCTACAGTCTGGACATGCTGCTGGCGCGTACGGAAACGGCGCTGGTGGAATTCCTTGATAACCTGCCGAATCGGTTGGTGGCCGGCGCACTGCGGGTGATTACCTTGCCCATCGGCCGACGCTGGACTGGCCCGAATGACGCTCTGACTCACACCGTGGCGCAGGCCATTTCAACGGATTCGCCACTGAGGAAAAAACTGTTGTCCAGCCTGTGGGTGGGTGACAGTGAAAACGGCGTCGACACCGTTGCCTATAACCCCGTAGCCAGTTACAACAACCTTCTGAAAGACAACGCCAAAGCTGAAAAGCTCTATCGCAAAGCCAACAAGGCTTACAGCAAGGGCGAATTGCCGATCATCGCTTTGCACCCGGAGCAACGTTTTGAAGCCGCTTTGGACGCGGGCGTGTTCAGCGACGAAGATGCAATCTTTATGCGTGATTACGAAGCAAAAGTGCTGGAAATGCTGACGGTGGACGACTTCGCCTTTGACGAATTCGCACGCAATAAAAAGTCGGTGATTGATCACAACCCCTCAGAAGCGCAGCCTTCTTGA